One segment of Cystobacter fuscus DSM 2262 DNA contains the following:
- a CDS encoding S8 family peptidase: protein MAEEKPEKLRHLLVQGTGTSYDYVSPLSVPHSRTPPARDRAAHGQRLLREYGAAFKTGIMARGGGADVPGVSLTVRGEPGSELPFESLDSRRSDGPRVLAVREVEGTTVAQVFVPQGGFQIIEEKLRDYLRKDTRKGKPANESLVASIASFQLAALQELWTDPELPFPAPSQPMAWEAWLRDPSEELLSSFLLLCRQHGLVTGERSLEFPDRRVLLVSGTATQLSSFAILDTLAELRPARTPPTEFVEMPSREQGEWSRELLSRLVLPASDPPVVCVLDTGVSNNHPLLAPLLPAANMFAYRKNWGLADHDGHGTEMAGLAGYGDLIDALESKMRVALEVGLESVKILPPPPAANPPELYGAITADAAGQVEVAAPERLRVFSMSVSTSNGRTGGRPSSWSAEIDRLAAGVEDGRQRLYCICAGNADPDGYPHYPEGIMTGKPLDPAQAWNALTIGAYTERDIIAEPALSGWLPIAPHGDISPTSTSSMTFDRGWPNKPDLVLEGGNVALSPGGTLPPDASIPSLSLLTTDRMSRGRLFTYTNATSAATAQAARMAAHLWAEYPTLRPETIRALLVHSARWTPAMLSRIHNKDHRIRLYGYGVPSLARARWSARDVLTLIVEDELRPFKAGKLPAQMRLHEFPWPVEELQRLGAADVRLRVTLSYFIEPNPAQRGWMGRFRYQSHGLRFSVRRPTESNSAFSARLSKAMQDEGYTSSTGTDPGWELKGARRNRGSIHSDVWHGSAAELASRQVLAVLPVGGWKADARRAEKPTSVRFSLVVSIETDETEVDLYTPVANELGVPIAVES, encoded by the coding sequence ATGGCGGAAGAGAAACCGGAAAAATTGCGGCACCTGCTCGTTCAGGGGACTGGTACATCTTACGACTACGTTTCGCCGCTTTCCGTGCCGCACTCGCGGACTCCTCCAGCAAGGGACCGTGCTGCTCACGGTCAACGATTGCTTAGGGAATACGGAGCCGCTTTCAAGACCGGCATCATGGCTCGTGGTGGCGGAGCCGACGTTCCGGGAGTGTCTCTCACTGTGCGCGGCGAGCCCGGATCCGAGCTTCCCTTCGAGTCGCTCGACAGTCGACGTTCTGATGGCCCACGCGTCCTGGCCGTGAGAGAGGTCGAGGGCACAACAGTCGCTCAGGTTTTCGTGCCTCAAGGCGGCTTTCAGATCATCGAAGAGAAGCTGCGGGACTATCTTCGTAAGGATACCCGTAAAGGTAAACCCGCCAACGAGTCCCTCGTCGCTTCGATCGCCTCGTTTCAGCTCGCGGCTCTTCAGGAACTCTGGACCGACCCGGAACTCCCGTTCCCCGCTCCCTCGCAGCCTATGGCTTGGGAGGCTTGGCTCCGCGATCCTTCCGAGGAACTGCTCTCCTCCTTTCTCTTGCTGTGCAGGCAACATGGGTTGGTCACCGGAGAGCGCTCGCTCGAGTTCCCCGACCGGCGAGTTCTACTCGTGTCGGGTACGGCAACCCAGCTCTCGTCATTCGCCATCCTGGACACGCTCGCCGAACTTCGGCCTGCGCGCACACCACCGACGGAGTTCGTGGAAATGCCGTCGCGTGAGCAAGGCGAATGGAGCCGGGAATTGTTGTCCCGCCTTGTTCTTCCCGCGTCAGATCCGCCGGTGGTGTGCGTGCTCGACACGGGAGTAAGCAACAATCATCCGCTCCTCGCTCCTCTTCTCCCCGCCGCGAACATGTTCGCTTATCGGAAAAACTGGGGCCTTGCCGATCACGATGGCCACGGCACCGAAATGGCAGGTCTCGCGGGGTATGGTGATCTGATTGACGCGCTTGAGTCGAAGATGCGCGTTGCACTCGAGGTAGGTCTCGAGTCGGTGAAGATCCTTCCGCCGCCTCCGGCTGCGAACCCTCCCGAACTTTACGGTGCGATCACCGCCGATGCGGCTGGTCAGGTCGAGGTGGCAGCTCCGGAGCGACTCCGCGTTTTCTCGATGTCGGTTTCAACGAGTAATGGGCGGACGGGGGGCCGCCCCTCTTCGTGGTCGGCGGAGATTGATCGACTCGCCGCAGGAGTGGAGGACGGGCGACAACGGCTCTACTGTATTTGCGCGGGAAACGCTGACCCAGACGGGTATCCGCACTACCCGGAAGGAATCATGACGGGAAAACCGCTCGATCCCGCTCAGGCGTGGAACGCGTTGACCATCGGCGCGTACACGGAGAGGGACATCATTGCGGAACCCGCGCTTTCCGGGTGGCTGCCAATTGCTCCACACGGTGACATTTCTCCCACGAGCACTTCATCCATGACCTTCGACAGAGGGTGGCCGAACAAACCCGACCTTGTTCTCGAGGGAGGAAATGTCGCGCTGAGCCCCGGAGGAACTCTTCCGCCAGACGCCTCGATTCCCAGCCTTTCGCTGCTCACGACCGACCGGATGAGCCGAGGTCGTTTGTTCACGTATACCAACGCCACGAGCGCGGCGACTGCTCAGGCCGCCCGTATGGCGGCCCACCTCTGGGCAGAGTACCCCACGCTCAGGCCCGAAACGATTCGGGCCCTCCTTGTCCACTCCGCCCGTTGGACGCCCGCGATGTTGAGCCGGATCCATAACAAGGACCATCGCATCCGGCTCTATGGCTACGGCGTACCAAGCCTCGCACGAGCCCGGTGGAGTGCACGCGATGTGCTGACGCTCATCGTCGAAGATGAGCTTCGCCCTTTTAAAGCGGGCAAGTTGCCAGCGCAGATGCGCCTTCACGAATTCCCATGGCCGGTCGAGGAACTGCAACGCCTTGGCGCCGCCGATGTCCGGCTTCGGGTGACGCTCTCCTACTTCATCGAGCCAAATCCGGCACAACGCGGTTGGATGGGGCGGTTCCGTTACCAATCGCACGGACTCCGGTTTTCGGTGCGTCGTCCCACTGAAAGCAACTCCGCGTTTAGCGCGAGGCTCAGCAAGGCGATGCAGGACGAAGGTTATACGAGTAGTACGGGAACAGACCCCGGCTGGGAGCTCAAAGGAGCCCGGCGCAATCGCGGCTCCATCCACTCGGATGTGTGGCACGGGTCGGCAGCGGAGCTTGCCTCTCGCCAGGTCCTGGCCGTCCTCCCGGTAGGGGGGTGGAAAGCGGACGCCCGCAGGGCCGAGAAACCCACGTCCGTTCGGTTTTCACTCGTCGTCTCGATAGAAACAGACGAGACAGAGGTCGATCTCTACACGCCGGTAGCAAACGAGCTGGGCGTACCAATCGCTGTCGAGAGCTGA
- a CDS encoding ATP-binding cassette domain-containing protein, producing MLANMASSNQHPADNHDLIRVQGARENNLKDVSVELPKRRLTVFTGVSGSGKSSLVFGTIAAESQRLINETYSTFVQGFMPTLARPEVDVLEGLTTAIIVDQERMGANVRSTVGTATDANAMLRVLFSRLGKPYVGSSNAFSFNVPSVRGVGQLSTEKGAGKSEKREFTVTGGMCPRCEGMGSVSDIDLSQLYDDTKSLAEGALTIPGYTVDGWLVRIFSASGFLDPDKPIRRYTKQELHDFLYREPTKVKIDNINMTYEGLIPKVQKSFLSKDVEAMQPHIRAFVERAVTFTACPECGGTRLSAAARSSKIKGINIADACAMQINDLAQWVRELDEPSVAPLLKTLRHTLDSFVEIGLGYLSLDRPSGTLSGGEAQRTKMIRHLGSSLTDVTYVFDEPTVGLHPHDIQRMNELLLRLRDKGNTVLVVEHKPEVIAIADHVVDLGPRAGTAGGEVVFAGTVDGLRASGTLTGRHLSDRASLKPSVRTPSGMMQVRGARTHNLRDVNVDIPLGVLVVVTGVAGSGKSSLIHGSVCGRDGVVSVDQTPIRGSRRSNPATYTDLLEPIRKAFAKANGVKPALFSANSEGACPTCNGAGVIYTDLGMMAGVTTVCEECEGRRFQASVLEYRFGGLNIAEVLDLSVDDAVGFFGAGEARTPAAHAILRRMADVGIGYLRLGQPLTTLSGGERQRLKLATHMGADGGVYVLDEPTTGLHLADLEQLLGLLDRLVDSGKSVIVIEHHQAVMAHADWIIDLGPGAGHDGGRVVFEGTPADLVAARSTLTGQHLAAFVGGRSKAV from the coding sequence ATGCTCGCGAACATGGCCTCCTCCAACCAACACCCCGCCGACAACCACGACCTGATCCGCGTCCAGGGCGCTCGGGAAAACAACCTCAAGGACGTCAGCGTCGAGCTCCCCAAGCGGCGGCTGACGGTGTTCACCGGTGTCTCGGGCTCGGGCAAGTCGTCGCTGGTGTTCGGCACCATCGCGGCCGAGTCGCAGCGGCTGATCAACGAGACCTACAGCACGTTCGTGCAGGGCTTCATGCCGACGCTGGCCCGGCCCGAGGTCGACGTCCTGGAAGGCTTGACGACCGCGATCATCGTCGACCAGGAGCGGATGGGCGCCAATGTCCGCTCGACGGTCGGCACGGCCACCGACGCCAACGCGATGCTGCGGGTGCTGTTCAGCCGCCTCGGCAAGCCGTACGTCGGCTCGTCCAACGCCTTCTCCTTCAACGTCCCGTCGGTCCGCGGCGTCGGGCAGCTCTCGACCGAGAAGGGCGCCGGGAAGAGCGAGAAACGCGAGTTCACGGTCACCGGCGGCATGTGCCCGCGATGCGAGGGCATGGGCTCGGTGAGCGACATCGATCTGTCGCAGCTATACGACGACACGAAGTCCCTCGCCGAGGGCGCGCTCACCATCCCCGGCTACACCGTCGATGGATGGCTGGTGCGCATCTTCTCGGCCTCGGGCTTCCTCGATCCGGACAAGCCGATCCGGCGCTACACCAAGCAAGAACTCCACGACTTCCTCTACCGGGAGCCCACCAAGGTCAAGATCGACAACATCAACATGACCTACGAGGGGTTGATCCCCAAGGTGCAGAAGTCGTTCCTGTCCAAGGACGTCGAGGCGATGCAGCCGCACATCCGGGCCTTCGTGGAGCGCGCGGTCACCTTCACCGCCTGTCCCGAGTGCGGCGGGACCCGGCTCAGCGCGGCCGCCCGGTCCTCGAAGATCAAGGGAATCAACATCGCCGACGCCTGCGCGATGCAGATCAACGATCTGGCCCAGTGGGTGCGCGAGCTGGACGAGCCGTCCGTCGCGCCGCTGCTGAAGACGCTGCGGCACACGCTCGACTCGTTCGTGGAGATCGGGCTGGGCTATCTCAGCCTCGACCGGCCGTCCGGCACGCTGTCGGGCGGTGAGGCGCAGCGCACCAAGATGATCCGCCACCTCGGCTCGTCGCTCACCGACGTGACCTACGTCTTCGATGAGCCGACGGTCGGGCTGCACCCCCACGACATCCAGCGGATGAACGAGCTGCTGCTGCGGCTGCGCGACAAGGGCAATACCGTCCTCGTGGTCGAGCACAAGCCGGAGGTGATCGCGATCGCCGACCACGTCGTCGACCTCGGCCCCCGCGCGGGCACCGCCGGCGGCGAGGTGGTCTTCGCGGGGACCGTGGACGGACTGCGGGCCAGTGGCACGCTCACCGGGCGTCACCTGAGTGATCGGGCCTCCCTGAAGCCGTCGGTGCGCACGCCGTCGGGGATGATGCAAGTGCGCGGCGCCCGCACGCACAACCTGCGGGACGTCAACGTCGACATCCCGCTCGGCGTGCTGGTGGTGGTGACCGGCGTGGCCGGGTCGGGCAAGAGCTCACTCATCCACGGCTCGGTGTGTGGCCGGGACGGGGTGGTGTCGGTCGACCAGACTCCCATCCGGGGCTCGCGGCGGAGCAACCCGGCGACGTACACCGATCTGCTGGAGCCGATCCGCAAGGCGTTCGCGAAGGCGAACGGCGTGAAGCCCGCCCTGTTCAGCGCCAACTCCGAGGGCGCCTGTCCGACCTGCAACGGCGCCGGGGTGATCTACACCGACCTGGGGATGATGGCCGGCGTCACCACGGTCTGCGAGGAGTGCGAGGGCCGGCGGTTCCAGGCATCGGTGCTGGAGTACCGGTTCGGCGGGCTCAACATCGCCGAGGTGCTCGACCTGTCCGTCGACGACGCGGTCGGCTTCTTCGGCGCTGGCGAGGCGCGTACGCCGGCCGCGCACGCGATCCTGCGGCGCATGGCCGACGTGGGGATTGGCTACCTGCGGCTCGGCCAACCGCTCACCACGCTGTCGGGGGGCGAGCGGCAGCGGCTCAAGCTCGCCACGCACATGGGGGCCGACGGCGGCGTCTACGTGCTCGACGAGCCGACCACCGGGCTGCACCTGGCCGACCTCGAGCAACTGCTCGGGCTGCTGGACCGGCTGGTCGACTCCGGCAAGTCGGTCATCGTGATCGAGCACCACCAGGCGGTGATGGCGCACGCCGACTGGATCATCGACCTTGGGCCGGGGGCGGGCCACGACGGCGGGCGGGTCGTGTTCGAAGGCACCCCGGCCGACCTGGTGGCGGCGAGGTCGACCCTGACCGGCCAGCACCTGGCGGCATTCGTCGGCGGCCGTTCGAAGGCTGTATAG
- a CDS encoding methyl-accepting chemotaxis protein, which yields MTQTQPQSQSQPADIGRTAWRIFLLQQVNLFTSLPCAIYIVLLIARIPQEQAVVAISPIPVFALVCGVGLPLWLVHLQTRRAFAFRPDDPPGARLVRLLKLPRALEVSILTVYITGNSAYLLWLALRLNKPLYIVPWGSGVILVMMMLVMIWTRVFLERLLMPHALEEFFKHPEANLPGARGLLWPKQSWYLPYCFALFVLCTVFALGSILTQMGMNLYGEVAASIPPDVLVTVNKSLAGFLDNISLPLVLVSLYMLITSASAAWLLTQQQERGFRAVQDSIEGFATGQPVIAPWVTTDETGDLARSTARAFHQLRQFALALDRTATKLGTSARQLEQSNSVQNQSLTRQAAALEEAQVTVQEIHQTSQTTAQKAEGFLYQTGRIEEISSKGEATIQQSLHGLEEIRSQVELMALSIRNLSELTRELDSITRVVKELADRSNMLAVNAAIEAVRSGEHGKGFGVVAREIRTMSDQSVKATNNVRDMLTNLSQSIRDAVELTERGVDKVNSNVEQVKATGDNMRTLTSIMKESISAVRQISVTVSQQGVGVQQIFQAIKDLNQLMEGTLQQLGDLSTVTHSVGETSTEVHLLISQHGWQSTAQGEQEPAAEGSPRPADK from the coding sequence ATGACCCAGACGCAGCCCCAGTCCCAGTCCCAGCCTGCGGACATCGGGCGTACCGCGTGGCGGATCTTCCTGCTCCAGCAGGTGAATCTGTTCACGTCGCTGCCGTGCGCCATCTACATCGTCCTGCTCATCGCTCGGATTCCCCAGGAGCAGGCGGTGGTGGCCATCTCGCCCATCCCCGTCTTCGCCCTGGTGTGTGGCGTCGGGCTTCCACTGTGGCTCGTGCACCTGCAGACGCGGCGGGCCTTCGCCTTCCGGCCGGATGATCCGCCCGGAGCCCGGCTGGTGCGCCTGCTCAAGCTGCCGCGGGCCCTCGAGGTCAGCATCCTCACGGTCTACATCACGGGCAACTCGGCCTATCTGCTCTGGCTCGCCCTGCGGCTGAACAAGCCGCTCTACATCGTGCCCTGGGGCTCGGGTGTCATCCTGGTGATGATGATGCTGGTGATGATCTGGACCCGCGTCTTCCTCGAGCGGCTGCTGATGCCCCATGCCCTCGAGGAGTTCTTCAAGCACCCCGAGGCCAACCTGCCCGGGGCCCGGGGCCTGCTGTGGCCCAAGCAGAGCTGGTACCTGCCCTACTGCTTCGCCCTCTTCGTGCTGTGCACCGTCTTCGCCCTGGGCTCCATCCTCACCCAGATGGGCATGAACCTGTACGGGGAGGTGGCGGCGTCCATTCCTCCGGACGTCCTCGTCACGGTGAACAAGTCGCTCGCCGGCTTCCTCGACAACATCTCCCTGCCCCTGGTGCTGGTCAGCCTCTACATGCTCATCACCAGCGCGAGCGCGGCCTGGCTGCTCACGCAACAGCAGGAGCGCGGCTTCCGCGCCGTCCAGGACTCCATCGAGGGCTTCGCCACCGGTCAGCCCGTCATCGCCCCCTGGGTGACGACGGACGAGACGGGAGACCTGGCGCGCTCCACGGCCCGGGCCTTCCACCAGCTGCGCCAGTTCGCGCTCGCCTTGGACCGCACCGCCACCAAGCTGGGCACCAGCGCCAGGCAGCTCGAGCAGTCCAACTCCGTGCAGAACCAGTCCCTCACCCGGCAGGCCGCGGCACTCGAGGAGGCCCAGGTGACGGTGCAGGAGATCCACCAGACGTCCCAGACGACGGCCCAGAAGGCCGAGGGCTTTCTGTACCAGACGGGCCGCATCGAGGAGATCAGCAGCAAGGGCGAGGCCACCATCCAGCAGAGCCTCCACGGCCTGGAGGAGATCCGCTCCCAGGTGGAGCTGATGGCCCTGAGCATCCGCAATCTCAGCGAGCTCACCCGGGAGCTCGACAGCATCACCCGCGTGGTCAAGGAGCTGGCGGACCGCTCCAACATGCTGGCCGTCAACGCGGCCATCGAGGCCGTCCGCTCCGGCGAGCATGGCAAGGGCTTTGGCGTCGTGGCGCGGGAGATCCGCACCATGTCGGATCAGTCCGTCAAGGCCACCAACAACGTGCGCGACATGTTGACCAACCTCTCCCAGTCCATCCGCGATGCCGTGGAGCTGACGGAGCGGGGGGTCGACAAGGTCAACAGCAACGTCGAGCAGGTGAAGGCCACCGGCGACAACATGCGCACGCTGACCTCCATCATGAAGGAGAGCATCTCCGCGGTGCGGCAGATCAGCGTCACGGTGAGCCAGCAGGGCGTGGGGGTCCAGCAGATCTTCCAGGCCATCAAGGACCTGAATCAGCTCATGGAGGGCACCCTGCAACAGCTTGGGGACCTGAGCACCGTGACACACAGCGTCGGTGAGACGTCCACCGAGGTGCACCTGCTCATCTCCCAGCACGGTTGGCAGAGCACGGCGCAGGGGGAGCAGGAGCCTGCCGCCGAGGGCTCACCGCGTCCAGCCGACAAGTAG
- a CDS encoding cytochrome P450, which yields MTYAVAGMVTTREFIVMAAWHLFERDALRGRFLNGGEDEQFAILEEILRLDPVAAMLHRRAAEETQLAAAGPIAAGSVVAIDIRAANTDEAVTGPCPHMIDPDRARRMKVLGSYMSFGDGNHRCPGAQVAMHETRVFLDRLLRVPGIRLERAPEMRWFDELMSYELRNAKVVCDRS from the coding sequence ATGACCTACGCCGTCGCGGGCATGGTCACCACGCGCGAGTTCATCGTGATGGCCGCGTGGCATCTGTTCGAGCGTGACGCGCTGCGCGGGCGCTTCTTGAACGGCGGTGAAGACGAGCAGTTCGCGATCCTCGAGGAGATCCTGCGCCTGGATCCGGTGGCGGCGATGCTGCACCGGCGCGCCGCCGAGGAGACGCAGCTGGCCGCGGCGGGGCCCATCGCCGCCGGGTCGGTCGTCGCCATTGACATCCGGGCGGCGAACACCGACGAGGCCGTGACGGGCCCCTGCCCGCACATGATCGATCCCGACCGCGCCAGGCGGATGAAGGTGCTCGGTTCCTATATGAGCTTCGGTGACGGCAATCATCGCTGCCCGGGCGCGCAGGTGGCGATGCACGAAACGCGCGTGTTCCTCGATCGACTGCTGCGGGTGCCGGGCATCCGGCTGGAGCGAGCGCCCGAGATGCGCTGGTTCGATGAGTTGATGAGCTATGAGTTGCGCAACGCCAAGGTTGTCTGTGACAGGAGTTGA
- a CDS encoding LysR family transcriptional regulator, translated as MPAEKRTPSLDWDDLRHFAALARHGSLAAASRALGAARSTIARRVEGLERRLGRPLLVRTPDGFRLTDDGATVLAQATAMEEAALVVQRRLEGDDGPKGPVRLTTSRSLAHGFLVDRMGPLHDRHPGLDVEFIAETRVLSLSRGEADIAIRLGRPADSDLLARRAATVGYAFFAPARKRDALLSREQPPLVGYGADHQAAEAAWMASRFPSHRFIFRSNSLQAQAAAAQVGYGIVLLPCFLAASYPGLVRIPFGPLPPEREVWILMRRDSARVPRVKAVGDHLFELFRDERALLSGAQAQRE; from the coding sequence ATGCCTGCCGAAAAACGCACACCCTCGTTGGATTGGGACGACCTCCGTCACTTCGCGGCCCTGGCCCGGCACGGCAGTCTGGCCGCCGCGAGCCGGGCCCTGGGCGCCGCCCGCTCGACGATCGCGCGGCGTGTCGAGGGACTGGAGCGTCGGCTCGGCAGGCCGCTGCTCGTTCGGACGCCAGACGGTTTCAGGCTCACCGACGATGGCGCGACCGTGTTGGCGCAAGCGACCGCGATGGAAGAGGCCGCGCTGGTGGTGCAGCGTCGTCTCGAGGGCGATGACGGTCCGAAGGGGCCGGTGCGGCTCACGACGTCCCGGTCCCTGGCTCATGGCTTCCTGGTGGACCGGATGGGACCGCTCCATGACCGCCACCCCGGGCTCGACGTCGAGTTCATCGCCGAGACGCGGGTGCTCAGCCTGTCCCGCGGGGAGGCGGACATCGCGATCCGCCTCGGTCGGCCCGCCGACAGCGACCTGCTGGCCCGGAGGGCCGCCACGGTGGGTTATGCCTTCTTCGCGCCCGCTCGAAAGCGCGATGCGCTTCTTTCCCGCGAGCAGCCACCCCTCGTCGGGTATGGAGCGGACCATCAGGCGGCCGAGGCTGCCTGGATGGCGTCCCGCTTTCCCAGTCATCGGTTCATCTTCCGAAGCAACAGCCTCCAGGCCCAGGCGGCGGCCGCGCAGGTCGGATATGGCATCGTGCTGCTGCCCTGTTTCCTGGCCGCGAGCTACCCAGGCCTCGTGCGAATCCCGTTCGGCCCGCTTCCACCCGAGCGCGAGGTCTGGATATTGATGCGCCGCGACTCGGCCCGGGTGCCCCGGGTGAAGGCGGTGGGAGACCATCTCTTCGAGCTCTTCCGAGACGAGCGCGCGCTGCTGTCCGGAGCCCAGGCTCAGAGGGAATGA
- a CDS encoding AAA family ATPase, with the protein MATAEQVKALIESHTKGDEPRFLAVAMQVAALEARQGHVRLAGELREIIDRAKEDGVKRPVPLAQPRGELGGLLAASYPKATLNELVAAPELRRRIDRLLHEQRQAEQLRSHGLSPRHRVLLVGPPGTGKTLCATVIAGELHLPLFKVVFESLVTKFLGETAAKLKLVFDAIRATRGVYLFDEFDAIGGQRTAGNDVGEIRRVVNSFLQLLEQDDSNSVVLAATNHPQMLDRALFRRFDDVIEFSLPSQAQAEETMRNRLAPFDTGCLTWTRIRPAARGLSHALLARACDDAAKQAVLAGTREVSTEALIEALREQREFAAMK; encoded by the coding sequence ATGGCCACTGCCGAGCAAGTCAAAGCCCTCATTGAGAGCCATACGAAGGGAGACGAGCCTCGCTTCCTGGCGGTTGCCATGCAGGTCGCCGCCTTGGAGGCTCGGCAGGGCCACGTCCGGCTGGCTGGTGAGCTTCGTGAGATCATCGATCGCGCCAAGGAGGATGGGGTCAAAAGGCCTGTCCCCCTCGCGCAGCCGCGGGGCGAGCTGGGTGGACTACTTGCTGCGTCGTACCCGAAGGCGACCCTGAACGAACTTGTAGCCGCGCCCGAGCTTCGGCGCCGTATCGACAGGCTCCTTCACGAACAGCGTCAGGCTGAGCAGCTCCGCTCTCATGGGCTGAGCCCGCGCCATCGAGTGCTGCTCGTAGGCCCGCCGGGCACGGGCAAGACATTGTGTGCGACGGTCATCGCGGGCGAACTCCACCTGCCTCTCTTCAAGGTCGTGTTCGAGTCCCTCGTGACGAAGTTCCTGGGCGAGACGGCCGCGAAGTTGAAGCTCGTTTTCGACGCGATACGGGCAACCCGAGGCGTCTACCTCTTCGATGAGTTCGACGCGATTGGCGGGCAGCGCACGGCCGGGAACGATGTTGGTGAGATCCGGCGGGTGGTGAATTCGTTCCTGCAACTCCTCGAACAGGATGATTCGAACAGTGTCGTTCTCGCCGCGACCAATCACCCCCAGATGCTGGATCGTGCCCTCTTCCGTCGCTTCGATGACGTCATCGAGTTCTCGCTGCCTTCCCAAGCCCAAGCAGAGGAGACAATGAGGAATCGGCTCGCTCCCTTCGACACGGGCTGCCTGACGTGGACCCGGATTCGCCCCGCAGCTCGCGGGCTGAGCCATGCGCTGCTTGCGCGAGCGTGTGATGATGCGGCAAAGCAGGCCGTTCTCGCTGGAACGCGGGAGGTTTCGACCGAGGCGCTCATCGAAGCGCTCCGTGAGCAGCGAGAATTCGCCGCGATGAAGTAG
- the sitI6 gene encoding SitI6 family double-CXXCG motif immunity protein, whose amino-acid sequence MRYFKIEEDRFAGYTGNVDGMHKWRLPGILGCPSCKATWSDNSKAYPSVDLTPIASLADFEEARPEPIQEYERLCELVRPLLPPGAVLTPGATFGPLVGKARGRFGQFVTPVPWWPLVQREAFEKLQAEGLPGLQGCPTQLRFRQRASPVLLELELLPVGRAHPDCLPSNGKPPCPRCGRLGLSLPKHLVLDAASLPNHRDAFRLEDFSTVVVCTERFVDTCVRLGLDGVAFHPLPTK is encoded by the coding sequence ATGCGATATTTCAAAATCGAGGAAGACAGGTTCGCGGGCTACACGGGCAACGTTGACGGCATGCACAAGTGGCGGCTTCCGGGCATTCTCGGTTGCCCTAGCTGCAAGGCCACCTGGAGTGACAATTCCAAAGCGTACCCCTCGGTAGACCTCACCCCCATTGCCTCCCTGGCCGACTTCGAAGAAGCGCGGCCCGAGCCCATCCAGGAGTATGAACGGCTGTGCGAGTTGGTGCGCCCACTCCTCCCACCAGGAGCCGTGCTGACACCCGGTGCAACCTTTGGCCCGCTCGTGGGCAAGGCTCGAGGCCGCTTCGGGCAATTCGTGACTCCAGTCCCTTGGTGGCCGCTCGTGCAGCGCGAGGCGTTCGAGAAACTCCAAGCCGAGGGCCTGCCAGGTCTTCAGGGCTGTCCCACCCAATTGCGCTTCCGCCAGCGCGCCTCGCCCGTGTTGCTCGAGTTGGAGTTACTCCCCGTGGGCCGAGCGCACCCAGATTGCCTGCCCTCCAACGGTAAACCGCCGTGCCCTCGCTGTGGCCGCTTGGGCCTCTCCCTGCCCAAGCACCTCGTGCTGGATGCTGCCTCCCTGCCCAACCACCGGGACGCCTTCCGGCTGGAGGATTTCTCCACGGTGGTCGTCTGCACCGAGCGCTTCGTCGACACCTGCGTGCGCCTGGGGCTCGACGGTGTGGCCTTCCACCCCCTGCCCACGAAATGA
- a CDS encoding nitrilase family protein, with protein sequence MTSIRVASVQFQHLPGDKAYNLERIRYFAGLASSNGVKLITFPEMCVTGYWHVRHLDRAGISALAEPVPSGPSVDILRALAREQDLVLGAGLIEEGADGRFYNAYAVCLPDGTVHTHRKLHSFESEHMASGDRYTVFDTPLGIRVGVLICWDNNLVENARATALLGADVLMAPHQTGGTNSRSPHAMGRIDPEIWRRRAEDPRALEAEFRGQKGREWLMRWLPARAHDNGMFLLFSNGVGLDDDEVRTGNAMILDPYGRILAETWRAGDDMVVADLDLDLLPLCTGRRWIRGRRPELYGMLAEHRGDELEPRQARFSSEPTAARALLTKAR encoded by the coding sequence ATGACGAGCATACGGGTCGCTTCGGTGCAGTTCCAGCATCTGCCGGGTGACAAGGCCTACAACCTCGAGCGCATCCGGTACTTCGCCGGGCTGGCCTCCTCCAACGGCGTCAAGCTGATCACCTTCCCGGAGATGTGCGTGACGGGCTACTGGCATGTTCGCCACCTCGACCGGGCGGGCATCTCGGCGCTGGCCGAGCCAGTTCCTTCTGGTCCCTCGGTCGACATCCTCCGCGCGCTGGCTCGCGAACAGGATCTCGTGCTGGGCGCCGGCCTCATCGAGGAGGGCGCCGACGGCCGCTTCTACAACGCCTATGCCGTCTGTCTGCCGGATGGGACGGTTCATACCCATCGCAAGCTCCACTCCTTCGAGAGCGAGCACATGGCGAGTGGCGATCGCTACACCGTCTTCGACACGCCGCTGGGAATCCGGGTCGGGGTGCTGATCTGCTGGGACAACAACCTCGTCGAAAACGCCCGTGCGACAGCGCTCCTCGGCGCGGATGTGCTCATGGCACCGCATCAGACCGGCGGGACGAATTCGCGCAGCCCGCACGCCATGGGGCGGATCGACCCCGAGATCTGGCGGCGAAGAGCGGAAGACCCCCGCGCCCTCGAGGCTGAATTCCGTGGACAGAAGGGTCGGGAGTGGCTGATGCGCTGGCTCCCAGCGCGAGCCCACGACAACGGCATGTTCCTCCTGTTCAGCAATGGTGTCGGCCTGGACGACGATGAGGTGCGCACCGGCAACGCGATGATCCTCGACCCCTACGGCCGCATCCTGGCGGAGACCTGGAGGGCGGGTGACGACATGGTGGTCGCGGACCTGGACCTCGACCTGCTCCCGCTGTGCACCGGACGCCGCTGGATCCGCGGTCGCCGTCCCGAACTGTACGGCATGCTGGCCGAGCACAGGGGGGACGAGTTGGAGCCCCGGCAGGCCCGATTCTCTTCCGAGCCAACGGCGGCGAGAGCGCTCCTCACCAAAGCGAGGTGA